In a single window of the Gossypium hirsutum isolate 1008001.06 chromosome D02, Gossypium_hirsutum_v2.1, whole genome shotgun sequence genome:
- the LOC107910208 gene encoding cysteine proteinase 15A, with protein MDRFSLLFLLLSSVVASAVVSDVNSDGDPLIRQVVSDGGVEEDSDDHLLNAEHHFTLFKSKYGKTYASQEEHDYRLGVFKANLRRAKRHQLLDPSAVHGVTKFSDLTPSEFRRQYLGLKPLKLPADAQKAPILPTDNLPDDFDWRDHGAVTGVKDQGSCGSCWSFSATGALEGAHYLATGELVSLSEQQLVDCDHECDPQQYGACDSGCNGGLMTSAFEYTLKVGGLEREKDYPYTGNDRGPCKFDKTKIAASVSNFSVISVDEDQIAANLVKHGPLAVGINAVFMQTYMGGVSCPYICFRTLDHGVLLVGYGAAGYSPIRFKDKPFWIIKNSWGANWGEDGYYKICRGRNVCGVDSMVSSVAALHTKSQ; from the exons ATGGACCGCTTCTCTCTTCTCTTCCTCCTCCTTTCCTCCGTCGTTGCTTCGGCCGTCGTCTCCGACGTTAATAGCGACGGCGATCCTCTCATCCGTCAAGTTGTTTCCGATGGTGGTGTCGAGGAGGACTCCGATGACCATCTCCTTAACGCGGAGCACCACTTCACGCTGTTCAAATCCAAGTATGGGAAAACCTACGCATCCCAGGAGGAGCACGATTACCGACTGGGAGTCTTCAAGGCTAACCTGCGTCGGGCCAAGCGTCATCAGCTCCTGGACCCCAGTGCCGTCCATGGCGTCACAAAGTTTTCCGATTTAACTCCATCGGAGTTCCGCCGCCAGTATCTAGGCTTGAAACCGCTCAAGCTCCCAGCCGATGCTCAAAAGGCTCCTATCCTTCCGACTGACAACTTACCGGATGACTTTGACTGGCGTGACCACGGCGCCGTCACTGGCGTTAAAGACCAG GGTTCCTGTGGATCGTGTTGGTCGTTCAGTGCGACGGGGGCTTTGGAGGGAGCCCATTATTTGGCGACAGGAGAGCTTGTAAGCTTGAGTGAGCAGCAACTTGTTGATTGTGATCACGAG TGTGATCCACAACAATATGGTGCGTGTGACTCAGGGTGTAATGGTGGTCTAATGACCTCTGCTTTCGAGTACACCCTGAAGGTTGGTGGACTTGAGAGAGAGAAGGATTACCCTTACACTGGGAATGACCGTGGTCCCTGCAAATTTGACAAGACCAAAATCGCTGCCTCTGTTTCTAACTTCAGTGTCATTTCTGTTGATGAGGATCAAATCGCTGCTAATTTGGTGAAGCATGGTCCCCTTGCTG TGGGTATCAATGCAGTTTTCATGCAGACATATATGGGAGGGGTTTCATGTCCTTATATTTGCTTTAGAACTTTGGATCATGGAGTTCTTCTGGTAGGGTATGGAGCTGCTGGTTACTCCCCAATCCGCTTTAAGGACAAGCCTTTCTGGATCATAAAGAATTCATGGGGAGCAAACTGGGGAGAGGACGGATATTACAAAATATGCAGAGGTCGCAATGTTTGTGGAGTAGACTCCATGGTCTCAAGTGTGGCGGCTTTGCATACAAAGTCTCAGTAG